The proteins below come from a single Erysipelothrix piscisicarius genomic window:
- a CDS encoding transcription antitermination factor NusB, with protein sequence MRRLETYKVLSEVYFKGRHAHLVLKELDLPVQDQAFVSAFVYATLQNSLFLDYQYEDLVDAKLPKEVRLVIKMGCAQYFKMDKIPDYALVSETVDLCKTIGKHRYAGVVNAVLKKVIARNERPLLGNDLEVASIQYSMPLWIMKLLSKQYSESFSIDYAKYCQAIKPTYVRFNTLKPTTDDLSNYILKDNETIQAKPALFKSEYLQEGYVLVQDRNSQEVVRWMDLEPSLSVLDCCCGPGTKTVQIANYLENTGSITGVELHESRAQATKSLLERCNVINTQVVTSDVLEFQTNQEYDRILVDAPCSGLGVLSHKHDLRYHIFPQDLDELVKIQQKMLIHTSQFVKKQGLLVYSTCTLNRKENEKQVQTFLENHSNFELVQEVTLNPVETKGDGFYIAKLKRTC encoded by the coding sequence ATGAGAAGATTAGAGACTTATAAAGTACTAAGTGAAGTGTATTTCAAAGGCAGACACGCACACCTTGTGCTCAAAGAACTGGATTTGCCAGTGCAAGATCAAGCATTTGTGAGTGCTTTTGTTTACGCTACGCTGCAGAATAGCTTATTTTTAGATTATCAATACGAAGATTTGGTGGATGCAAAGTTGCCTAAAGAAGTACGCCTTGTAATTAAAATGGGATGTGCTCAATATTTCAAAATGGATAAAATCCCTGATTACGCATTAGTGAGCGAGACGGTTGATCTTTGTAAAACCATTGGGAAACACCGTTACGCTGGTGTTGTTAATGCGGTTTTGAAAAAAGTGATTGCACGTAATGAACGCCCTTTATTGGGCAATGACCTTGAAGTCGCATCGATTCAATACAGTATGCCACTTTGGATCATGAAACTTCTCTCAAAACAATACAGTGAATCGTTTTCAATAGACTATGCGAAGTACTGTCAGGCGATAAAGCCAACCTACGTTCGTTTTAACACTTTAAAACCAACAACTGATGATTTATCAAATTATATCCTAAAGGATAATGAAACCATACAAGCAAAGCCAGCACTGTTTAAAAGTGAATATTTACAAGAAGGTTATGTTCTTGTTCAAGATCGAAACAGTCAAGAAGTGGTGCGTTGGATGGATTTAGAACCTTCGTTATCGGTCCTTGATTGCTGTTGTGGTCCTGGAACGAAAACCGTTCAAATTGCTAATTATCTTGAAAATACAGGGTCAATTACAGGTGTTGAGCTTCATGAATCACGTGCGCAAGCAACAAAGTCTCTTTTAGAACGCTGTAATGTAATCAATACACAAGTTGTAACAAGTGATGTACTTGAATTTCAAACAAATCAAGAATATGATCGCATTCTTGTTGATGCACCTTGCTCAGGTTTAGGTGTTTTATCGCATAAGCATGACTTGCGCTATCATATATTTCCACAAGACTTGGATGAATTGGTTAAAATCCAACAAAAAATGTTAATTCATACGTCGCAATTCGTAAAAAAACAGGGACTTCTTGTCTATTCCACGTGCACCCTGAATCGAAAAGAAAATGAGAAACAAGTCCAAACATTCTTAGAAAATCACTCAAATTTTGAACTTGTTCAAGAAGTCACCCTTAACCCGGTTGAGACAAAGGGTGATGGGTTTTATATCGCCAAATTGAAGAGAACATGTTAA
- a CDS encoding Stp1/IreP family PP2C-type Ser/Thr phosphatase, which yields MKYTSISEIGLIRKENQDYVAVVENDNALLAVVCDGIGGANAGSVASQMVVKLLREAFIDKREFSNLKDIRAWFDKSITSINRATYHESLVVREYSGMGTTLVAVVVLGDDVIGFNIGDSRIYSVNQNQLTCLSHDHTYAYEMYKRNEISKEEMYNHPKRNILMNAVGIDENVDFEVIDITSQWEYLLLCSDGLHGYVPQEHIEATFKINGLLAQRNHLMEMAYKAGGYDNISIILLEADRHE from the coding sequence GTGAAGTATACAAGTATCAGTGAAATCGGATTAATCCGCAAAGAAAATCAAGACTACGTTGCTGTAGTTGAAAATGACAATGCACTTTTAGCTGTTGTATGTGATGGTATTGGGGGCGCGAATGCAGGATCTGTTGCAAGTCAAATGGTTGTAAAACTACTTCGTGAAGCTTTTATTGATAAGCGTGAATTTTCAAATCTAAAGGATATTCGTGCTTGGTTTGATAAATCAATTACATCCATTAATCGTGCGACCTACCATGAATCTTTAGTCGTGCGCGAGTATTCGGGCATGGGAACGACACTTGTTGCAGTTGTTGTCTTGGGTGATGATGTGATTGGTTTCAATATTGGTGATAGCAGAATTTATAGTGTGAACCAAAATCAATTAACATGTTTGAGTCATGATCACACGTATGCATATGAAATGTATAAACGTAATGAAATTTCGAAAGAAGAAATGTATAACCATCCTAAACGTAATATTTTAATGAATGCCGTTGGAATTGATGAAAATGTTGATTTTGAAGTCATTGACATAACGTCACAATGGGAATATTTATTGCTTTGTTCGGATGGACTTCATGGTTATGTTCCGCAAGAACACATTGAAGCAACCTTTAAAATTAATGGCCTTCTTGCTCAGCGGAATCATTTAATGGAAATGGCATATAAAGCGGGAGGATATGATAATATTTCAATTATTCTCCTCGAGGCAGATCGTCATGAATAG
- the pknB gene encoding Stk1 family PASTA domain-containing Ser/Thr kinase, which produces MNSSIIGSRYRIVKKIGTGGMADVYLALDTVLNREVALKVLRGDLSHDPVALLRFQREANAASGLNHPSIVEVYDVGEDEGQHYIVMEMIRGTTLKQLVHRRGALDKYESVAIMQQLASALQHAHAAQVIHRDIKPQNILVKDDGTVKITDFGIALAGDAIQLTKSDSVLGSVHYMAPECSRGEGAGEQSDVYSLGVVFYELLTGDVPYRGETPVEIAMKHMREPFPSVMKFNPTLPNSIANIIARATHKNRTHRYANMKEFVEDLDTCLLESRADEPLWEATMESDDGTKLIEKLNGVTETVPNQDKPKKKKTMIIGASLLAIIIVIFGIWMIFAPKKPNDVEIPDLAGLSVSEAKEHLASLGLNYSPSYLYEISDKYEDGKLIGTKPEKGTRVLKGDQIKLIVSQGKIYTVEDFSGKSVNDVKATLSDKNINIKTTSEYSASVPTGHIIRQEGLMPGDKIKLEQRYDIILVVSSDKELVLPGDLIGKSIDEAKAQLEELGVEVTTSELPTQNLSISELNSLSFGTVIRSNPMPGSYYIQNSGNSVTLYYYSESSRPKEEDEKEEKPSDSDEQSEGNHDREA; this is translated from the coding sequence ATGAATAGTAGTATTATTGGATCACGTTATCGTATTGTTAAGAAGATTGGTACCGGAGGGATGGCGGATGTCTACTTAGCACTCGATACTGTTTTAAATCGTGAGGTCGCACTCAAAGTTTTAAGAGGTGATTTATCACATGACCCGGTAGCGCTTTTGAGATTTCAACGAGAGGCAAATGCAGCCTCTGGATTGAATCATCCAAGTATTGTTGAGGTATATGATGTCGGTGAGGATGAAGGTCAACATTACATCGTCATGGAGATGATTCGAGGAACTACACTTAAACAACTCGTTCATCGCCGAGGTGCTTTAGATAAATATGAATCGGTAGCAATTATGCAACAACTCGCATCTGCATTACAACATGCTCATGCAGCACAGGTAATCCACCGAGATATTAAACCGCAAAATATTCTCGTGAAGGATGATGGAACGGTAAAAATTACGGATTTTGGTATCGCACTTGCCGGTGACGCAATCCAATTAACCAAATCAGATTCCGTATTAGGTTCAGTGCATTATATGGCTCCAGAGTGTTCTCGGGGTGAAGGTGCAGGAGAACAATCGGATGTGTATTCTCTTGGTGTTGTTTTTTATGAATTACTCACAGGGGATGTTCCTTATCGGGGAGAGACACCGGTTGAAATTGCTATGAAACATATGAGGGAACCATTTCCTTCTGTAATGAAGTTTAATCCTACACTGCCCAATTCAATTGCGAATATTATTGCACGTGCTACGCATAAAAACCGTACGCATCGTTATGCAAACATGAAAGAGTTTGTAGAGGATTTAGACACATGTCTCCTTGAATCTCGTGCGGATGAACCTTTATGGGAAGCAACGATGGAAAGTGATGATGGAACGAAATTAATTGAGAAACTTAATGGGGTAACGGAAACGGTCCCCAATCAAGACAAACCTAAAAAGAAAAAAACGATGATTATTGGTGCAAGTTTACTGGCTATTATTATTGTAATTTTTGGTATTTGGATGATCTTCGCCCCGAAAAAACCAAATGATGTAGAAATTCCAGACTTAGCAGGACTAAGTGTATCAGAAGCGAAAGAACATCTTGCAAGTTTAGGTCTTAATTATTCCCCGTCATATTTATACGAGATTTCCGATAAATATGAAGATGGCAAATTAATTGGTACAAAACCCGAAAAGGGAACGAGAGTTCTTAAAGGAGACCAAATTAAACTTATCGTATCGCAAGGAAAGATTTACACTGTAGAAGATTTTTCTGGGAAATCCGTAAATGATGTTAAGGCAACTTTATCTGATAAAAATATAAATATTAAAACGACTTCAGAATATTCAGCATCAGTTCCAACGGGTCATATTATCCGTCAGGAAGGATTGATGCCAGGTGATAAAATTAAGCTAGAACAACGTTATGATATTATTTTGGTTGTTAGTTCCGACAAAGAACTTGTGTTACCTGGGGACTTAATTGGTAAATCCATTGATGAAGCGAAAGCACAATTAGAAGAATTGGGTGTTGAGGTGACCACTTCAGAATTACCAACGCAAAACCTTAGTATTTCAGAGTTAAACAGTCTGAGCTTTGGCACGGTAATTCGGTCAAATCCAATGCCTGGAAGTTATTATATCCAAAATTCAGGGAATTCTGTGACATTGTATTACTATAGTGAGAGCAGTCGTCCCAAAGAAGAAGACGAAAAAGAAGAAAAGCCAAGTGATTCTGATGAGCAATCTGAAGGGAATCACGACAGGGAGGCATAA
- the rsgA gene encoding ribosome small subunit-dependent GTPase A, whose protein sequence is MKEAVITRIVSNRYSVYFEGEFIIATAMGKLRLGDKPIVGDHVHIEELEGKWVIQRVLPRRNQLIRPLVANVDQALIVMSAKEPDFSFTLVNRLIFLVSLQNINPIIIVSKSDLADEALKQNILDEYEKYGYQVIMSGSNLPTDPLEAIMKGKISVLAGQSGVGKSSILNRISDDLELNTQEISKALGRGRHTTRHNQIYPLCGGWIADTPGFSSLDFSTVDPLELSQAIPDFAPYIGNCKYRDCMHIKEPGCIIKENVESGAISKQRYQDYLDCLTLIKEESR, encoded by the coding sequence ATGAAAGAAGCTGTTATCACACGAATTGTATCCAACCGATATTCCGTTTATTTTGAAGGGGAGTTTATTATCGCGACTGCAATGGGGAAATTGAGGCTCGGTGATAAGCCAATTGTCGGAGATCATGTACATATCGAGGAGTTAGAGGGGAAATGGGTCATCCAACGCGTTCTTCCCCGCCGAAATCAATTGATTCGTCCACTTGTGGCAAATGTTGATCAAGCTCTTATTGTGATGTCTGCGAAAGAACCTGATTTTTCCTTTACTCTGGTCAATCGTCTTATTTTTCTTGTATCCCTTCAAAACATTAATCCTATTATTATAGTCTCAAAGAGTGATTTAGCGGATGAAGCACTCAAACAAAATATTCTTGATGAATATGAAAAATATGGTTATCAAGTCATCATGAGTGGAAGTAATTTACCAACCGATCCGCTTGAAGCGATTATGAAGGGAAAAATATCTGTCTTAGCAGGTCAAAGTGGTGTTGGGAAGTCAAGTATTCTCAATCGCATTAGCGACGATCTAGAACTTAATACACAAGAAATATCTAAGGCATTAGGACGGGGTAGACATACGACGCGCCACAATCAAATTTATCCTTTATGCGGTGGATGGATTGCGGACACACCGGGCTTTTCTTCATTAGATTTTAGTACTGTAGATCCGCTCGAGTTATCGCAAGCAATCCCTGATTTTGCGCCTTATATCGGAAATTGTAAGTACCGTGATTGTATGCATATAAAAGAACCGGGTTGCATTATTAAAGAAAACGTTGAAAGTGGAGCAATCTCAAAACAACGATATCAAGATTATCTTGATTGCTTAACATTAATTAAGGAGGAGTCACGATGA
- the rpe gene encoding ribulose-phosphate 3-epimerase has product MSKIVSPSLLSLDFKDMKTQLKRVEVAGATWLHYDVMDGVFVDNISFGPAIMKQIGQVSDLLMDVHLMIVNPEKYFDMFIENGADAITFHTECYGDPTQGIEAVKYLKKKGIKSGITLRPGTDLDKIVPYLKHVDLVLVMSVEPGFGGQAFMPEMLERIKQLDEMRKLNNYEYLISVDGGINGETGPRARLAGADILVAGSYVFGDDIEKAVSSLL; this is encoded by the coding sequence ATGAGTAAAATCGTATCACCATCTTTATTATCCTTGGATTTTAAAGATATGAAAACACAATTGAAACGTGTAGAAGTAGCAGGTGCAACGTGGTTGCATTACGATGTAATGGATGGAGTTTTTGTGGACAATATAAGTTTTGGTCCAGCAATAATGAAACAAATTGGTCAAGTTTCAGATTTATTGATGGATGTCCACCTTATGATTGTAAATCCTGAAAAGTACTTTGATATGTTTATTGAAAATGGCGCTGATGCAATAACCTTTCATACAGAATGTTATGGTGACCCAACTCAAGGCATTGAAGCTGTTAAGTATTTGAAGAAAAAGGGGATTAAGTCGGGGATTACATTAAGACCAGGAACAGATCTTGATAAAATTGTCCCTTACTTAAAACATGTAGATCTGGTTTTAGTGATGAGTGTTGAACCGGGATTTGGAGGACAAGCGTTTATGCCTGAAATGCTTGAACGAATCAAGCAACTTGATGAAATGCGAAAACTAAATAATTATGAATATCTTATTTCGGTAGATGGGGGCATTAATGGTGAAACCGGTCCTCGTGCACGTCTTGCGGGCGCAGATATCCTTGTTGCGGGTAGCTATGTATTTGGGGATGATATTGAAAAGGCGGTTTCGTCTTTACTATGA
- a CDS encoding thiamine diphosphokinase — translation MKTVTIVLGEHHETIIGDVIGVDFGAYVCARDGVAMTLACGDFDSVTTVQFKEIELHCSHIHKLNPIKDETDFKYAYSLCDDYDIIRVLGGLGRRKDHEFINIMTAMKDSRIELYDGLNKIKRYGSGSHIVDKLNYKYFSVVVLKQGYITLKGFKYPLTRREIFPFDDYLTSNEMIHDKGEIILEDASVLVIQACDS, via the coding sequence ATGAAAACCGTCACAATCGTTTTAGGAGAGCATCACGAAACTATTATAGGAGATGTCATTGGTGTGGATTTTGGTGCTTATGTATGTGCTCGCGATGGTGTAGCGATGACATTAGCCTGTGGCGATTTTGATTCTGTAACAACAGTGCAATTCAAGGAGATTGAGTTGCACTGTTCGCATATTCATAAATTAAACCCCATCAAAGATGAGACTGATTTTAAGTATGCATATTCTCTTTGTGATGATTATGATATTATTCGCGTTCTTGGCGGTTTGGGACGTCGAAAGGATCACGAGTTCATAAATATTATGACAGCGATGAAGGACTCAAGAATCGAGTTATATGATGGCTTAAACAAAATAAAACGATATGGCTCAGGGAGCCATATCGTAGATAAGTTAAATTATAAGTATTTTTCGGTTGTTGTACTTAAACAAGGTTATATTACCCTGAAGGGTTTTAAATATCCTCTTACTCGACGAGAAATATTTCCTTTTGATGATTATCTCACTTCAAATGAAATGATTCATGATAAAGGAGAAATAATCCTCGAAGATGCAAGTGTTCTCGTTATTCAAGCATGCGATTCATAA
- the rpmB gene encoding 50S ribosomal protein L28: MPRVCSVSGKKTLSGNKRSHSLRATRRKWNVNLQNATIMVDGKPTRVRISARALKSLKAQQAK; the protein is encoded by the coding sequence ATGCCTAGAGTATGTTCCGTATCCGGTAAAAAAACACTATCAGGAAACAAACGTTCACATTCACTTCGTGCGACTCGTCGTAAATGGAATGTAAACTTGCAAAATGCAACAATTATGGTGGATGGAAAACCAACTCGTGTCCGTATTTCCGCCCGTGCACTAAAATCATTGAAAGCACAACAAGCAAAATAA
- a CDS encoding cell division protein FtsA, translating into MEKQIVAALEIADHEVRLLVGQFFNGRLNILKVERVPHLGVAGYSIMSETHVVDSIKKAIENASRNLGVVIKQVLLLVPGVHMKRINKQLRVPITGRISENDVKRAYKELLNVKAPEGHILTNVLMSKYFVNGSSTRKLPLNERCESLTIEADCYFGKQSIIFPYVSCVEKSGLKIIDIVLDDIGFAKEASLFEASIDKPIVSLTLGEKLTKLSLFSKGILLSNDYIDRGFDVFMKKIERTLKVPTDVVHRLLYFNVDLNNENPKDDPIFIWSTKSTSHTLSQVDLMDLVAEDIHKFIVEICNSCEPIFESLGEPRFIISGEAAEISGITNCIEKITEAEAVTYRSTTFGVKDYGLTSLVGAFYFYKDQSIFRDVTLSSVDEDEFKRVVLQYEKDEDDSITQKLKSMFFER; encoded by the coding sequence ATGGAGAAACAAATAGTTGCAGCTTTAGAAATCGCGGATCATGAAGTGCGCTTATTAGTTGGACAATTTTTCAATGGCCGATTAAATATATTAAAGGTTGAACGAGTCCCACATTTAGGTGTGGCGGGCTATTCGATTATGAGCGAAACGCATGTGGTCGATTCAATTAAAAAAGCGATTGAAAATGCATCGCGTAATTTGGGGGTTGTAATAAAACAAGTACTATTACTTGTTCCTGGCGTCCATATGAAGCGAATCAATAAACAATTGCGCGTACCAATCACTGGGCGTATTTCTGAGAATGATGTAAAAAGAGCATATAAAGAATTATTAAACGTAAAAGCTCCTGAAGGACATATATTAACGAACGTATTAATGAGTAAGTATTTTGTGAACGGAAGTTCGACTCGTAAATTACCATTAAATGAACGATGTGAAAGTTTAACGATAGAAGCAGATTGCTACTTCGGGAAACAATCCATCATTTTCCCATATGTGTCATGTGTTGAAAAATCAGGATTAAAGATTATTGATATTGTTTTAGATGATATTGGTTTTGCAAAAGAGGCTTCATTATTTGAAGCGTCAATTGATAAACCAATTGTTTCTTTAACATTAGGTGAAAAACTAACAAAATTATCACTATTTAGTAAAGGTATTCTCTTATCTAATGATTATATCGATCGTGGATTTGATGTCTTTATGAAGAAAATCGAACGTACATTAAAAGTGCCAACGGATGTTGTGCATCGATTATTGTATTTTAATGTCGATTTAAATAATGAAAATCCGAAAGATGACCCTATATTTATATGGTCAACTAAATCAACATCCCATACCTTATCTCAGGTAGATCTTATGGATTTAGTTGCAGAGGATATTCATAAATTTATTGTTGAAATATGTAATAGTTGTGAACCGATTTTTGAAAGTCTTGGGGAACCTCGTTTTATTATTAGTGGAGAAGCCGCAGAGATTTCAGGAATTACAAATTGTATTGAAAAAATAACAGAAGCGGAGGCGGTTACATACCGTTCTACAACATTTGGTGTAAAAGATTATGGTCTAACATCTCTTGTAGGGGCATTTTACTTTTATAAAGACCAAAGTATATTCCGTGATGTAACACTCTCAAGCGTTGATGAAGATGAGTTTAAGCGAGTTGTGTTACAATATGAAAAAGACGAAGATGACTCGATTACTCAAAAACTGAAGAGCATGTTCTTTGAACGTTAG
- the ftsZ gene encoding cell division protein FtsZ: protein MDANFEQVARIKVIGVGGAGCNAVNRMVDEGMKGVEFYVANTDLQVLNCSPVVNRIELGREVTKGLGAGANPEMGRKAAVESENEIREAVKDADMVFVTAGLGGGTGTGASPLVAKIAQEEGALVVGIVTKPFTFEGRRRSNQAMSGLEELKSYVDSLIIVSNNQLLEVIGRIPFQEAFKEADNVLRQGVQTITDLIAVPAMINLDFADVRSVMAGQGSALIGIGMSQGENKSIEAAQKAITSPLLEAQIDGARNAIVNVTGGDSISIQDASEAVDYIRDAAGNDIDIIFGVAINENIGDSIIVTVIATGFDGAEEPAPEAHATRTAAEARPAYQTSHNNQEERRTENNDIPEFFKTR, encoded by the coding sequence ATGGATGCGAATTTTGAACAAGTAGCAAGAATTAAAGTAATAGGTGTCGGTGGCGCTGGATGTAATGCGGTTAATCGAATGGTTGATGAAGGCATGAAAGGTGTAGAATTTTATGTCGCAAATACAGATTTACAAGTGCTTAACTGTTCGCCTGTAGTTAATCGTATAGAATTAGGCCGTGAGGTGACGAAGGGTCTTGGGGCAGGTGCGAATCCAGAAATGGGACGTAAAGCTGCCGTTGAGAGTGAAAATGAAATTCGAGAAGCTGTAAAAGATGCTGATATGGTCTTTGTTACAGCTGGTTTAGGCGGTGGAACTGGTACAGGAGCATCACCACTTGTTGCGAAAATCGCGCAAGAAGAAGGTGCACTTGTTGTAGGGATCGTTACAAAACCATTTACATTCGAAGGACGTCGTCGTTCAAATCAGGCAATGTCTGGATTGGAAGAATTAAAGTCTTATGTTGACTCATTAATTATTGTAAGTAATAATCAATTACTTGAAGTGATTGGACGTATTCCATTCCAAGAAGCATTTAAAGAGGCAGATAATGTACTAAGACAAGGTGTTCAAACAATTACTGATCTGATTGCTGTTCCTGCAATGATTAACCTTGACTTTGCGGATGTTCGATCCGTTATGGCAGGACAGGGAAGTGCTTTAATTGGAATTGGTATGTCACAAGGTGAAAATAAATCAATTGAAGCGGCTCAAAAAGCGATTACTTCTCCACTTTTAGAAGCACAAATTGATGGTGCTCGTAATGCGATTGTAAACGTTACAGGTGGCGATTCAATTTCGATTCAAGATGCATCAGAGGCAGTAGATTATATTCGTGATGCAGCGGGAAATGATATTGATATTATCTTTGGAGTTGCGATTAATGAAAATATTGGTGATTCCATTATTGTAACCGTAATTGCGACTGGTTTTGATGGTGCGGAAGAACCTGCACCTGAAGCCCATGCTACGCGTACTGCGGCTGAAGCAAGACCCGCTTATCAAACGTCACATAACAATCAGGAAGAACGTCGTACTGAAAACAATGATATCCCTGAGTTCTTTAAAACGCGATAA
- the radC gene encoding RadC family protein produces MVKPKFSGDDDGRQYHLMPREKLLALGPEKLSDAELIAILLRTGTRNKSVTVLASEVIQSIGGIQNLITIQYGELSNIKGMKKAKCSTLIALHELLRRIVKPVPGEKIQLSSCQHTVRWLNLEIGFEEQERFLVLFLSTQNRLIRYLNLFKGTVDQSLVHPRDVFREAVRCNASRIVLVHNHPGGSLAASEADIEMTQVLINSGYMIGIEVLDHIIVTSTESVSLRKLQPLLFGE; encoded by the coding sequence ATGGTAAAGCCAAAATTCAGTGGGGACGATGATGGTCGACAATATCACCTAATGCCACGTGAGAAACTTTTAGCGCTCGGTCCTGAAAAACTTTCGGATGCGGAACTGATTGCAATCTTATTACGGACAGGAACACGCAATAAAAGTGTTACAGTCCTTGCTTCTGAAGTCATACAATCGATTGGCGGAATTCAGAATCTGATTACGATTCAATATGGGGAATTATCAAATATCAAGGGTATGAAAAAAGCTAAATGTTCAACTCTCATTGCGTTACATGAGTTGCTTCGAAGAATTGTCAAGCCAGTGCCTGGGGAAAAGATTCAACTAAGTTCGTGTCAACATACAGTGAGGTGGTTAAATCTTGAGATTGGGTTTGAGGAACAAGAACGCTTTCTTGTGCTTTTTCTTTCCACTCAGAACAGACTGATTCGCTACTTAAATTTATTTAAAGGTACGGTTGATCAGAGTTTAGTTCATCCACGTGATGTCTTTAGAGAAGCGGTACGATGCAATGCATCTCGAATTGTACTCGTACACAATCATCCTGGAGGATCGCTCGCTGCCAGCGAAGCAGACATAGAGATGACTCAAGTTTTGATTAACTCTGGTTATATGATTGGAATTGAGGTGCTCGATCACATTATCGTCACCTCAACAGAGTCTGTTTCATTACGTAAATTGCAACCGCTTTTATTTGGAGAATAG
- the mreC gene encoding rod shape-determining protein MreC, whose protein sequence is MKRKNNFRRLLIYLLTTVIVCLFGMGFVKKSSFYESSDRNFFSFISMVRYGLIDYPIETMSNVVKDTSTMWDVRHENDKLRTQLETSHHWQTRLNELESEVAELKALNELNSVYSEFTQVNATVKNRSSEKWDSVITIDKGSEDGVAVGDGVVAPKGIIGKVLSVDKNQSLVALLIANDENSNATVQIEVSKGNYVQGILNSYDHEKKLFSVVLLESTSTIAADMPVSTASISSVYPSGLFVGKVDSVKNVADSVGVLVYVKPSVDYNNIKYVSVVKKS, encoded by the coding sequence ATGAAACGAAAGAATAATTTTAGACGTTTACTTATTTATTTGTTAACAACAGTTATTGTTTGTCTTTTTGGAATGGGATTTGTAAAAAAATCGTCATTTTATGAATCATCAGATCGTAATTTCTTTAGTTTCATTTCGATGGTACGTTATGGGTTAATTGATTATCCAATTGAAACAATGAGCAATGTCGTAAAAGACACATCGACGATGTGGGATGTGCGTCATGAAAACGATAAGTTAAGAACACAATTAGAAACATCTCATCATTGGCAAACGCGATTAAATGAATTAGAGAGTGAAGTGGCTGAACTTAAAGCGCTGAATGAACTTAATTCAGTCTATTCAGAATTTACACAAGTTAACGCAACTGTAAAAAACCGTTCATCTGAAAAATGGGATTCCGTTATCACAATTGATAAAGGAAGTGAAGATGGTGTTGCTGTTGGCGACGGTGTTGTGGCTCCGAAAGGAATTATTGGTAAAGTATTAAGTGTTGATAAAAATCAATCATTGGTAGCACTTCTAATTGCTAATGATGAAAATTCGAATGCTACGGTGCAAATAGAGGTATCGAAAGGGAATTATGTTCAAGGAATTTTAAATTCGTATGATCATGAGAAGAAATTGTTTTCTGTCGTACTTCTTGAGTCTACTTCAACCATTGCCGCAGATATGCCTGTATCAACTGCAAGCATAAGTAGTGTCTATCCAAGTGGTTTGTTTGTTGGGAAAGTCGACTCTGTTAAAAATGTTGCAGATAGTGTTGGCGTGCTTGTGTATGTAAAACCTTCTGTAGATTATAATAATATTAAGTATGTTTCGGTGGTGAAAAAATCATGA